In Hypomesus transpacificus isolate Combined female chromosome 25, fHypTra1, whole genome shotgun sequence, one DNA window encodes the following:
- the kirrel1a gene encoding kin of IRRE-like protein 1a isoform X2, with the protein MQRFLLLSLALSFRYVWAARFSQEPADQSVVRGQRVILSCVVFNYSGIVQWTKDGLALGIGEDLRAWPRYRVMRVSDLGQYNLEILSADLSDDSLYECQAPDAALRSRRAKLTVLIPPDEPVIDGGPEVLLNAGESYNLSCVSRGAKPPSMIEWLKDGLPVEGAVGNTEVLPDRKRVTTRSFLPIHPVDTDTGRNYSCVATNLAVPTGKHTTVTLNVHHPPTVTLSIEPRSVLEGDRVTFTCQAAANPPIMGYSWAKGGVILQGARESVFTTKADHSFFTEPVSCLVFNAAGKTNVSILVDVHFGPILIVEPKPVTVDMDSDVTLNCKWAGNPPLTLTWTKKGSNMVLSNNNQLYLKSVSQADAGQYVCKAIVPRIGVGETEVTLTVNGPPIISSEPVQYAVRGERGEVKCYIASSPPPDKIVWAWKENVWEKEKGTLLERYTVEQSKPVSVGGGVLSTLTINNVMESDFLSTYNCTAWNAFGPGTMIITLEETEEVPVGVIAGGTVGCTILLFLCLLVLVLIFYRQRKGRRGVTLGKPDIKVETINKETHSLEEDSASVSTASRMVKAMYSPFKDDIELKQDLRSETLDTRQEYDLKDPTNGYYNVRASTHDEGRPASRSMHYSDYRPSNAPGGAASISSSAGGSGATASGGAPPGPLSTPGRPACYDPRPPSRLSHNSYAQFNTFTRAGQSQQPPPNSAPQTPDFPGDCSLLDSTPQLAYDNYGYPSHYPYRMGFAPPSLAPLEAGPSYEMYGVGQGVGPGVGVGPGVGVGVGPAAPSGSETGLGKYGSSTRFSYTSQHSDYSHSRHTQRMQTHV; encoded by the exons TGTGGGCAGCGCGGTTCTCTCAGGAGCCAGCGGACCAGTCCgtggtcaggggtcagagggtgATACTGTCCTGTGTGGTCTTTAACTACTCGGGCATCGTGCAGTGGACCAAGGATGGCCTCGCCCTCGGCATAGGAGAGGATCTCCGGG CTTGGCCTAGGTACCGTGTGATGCGTGTGTCAGACCTGGGTCAGTACAACCTGGAGATCCTCTCCGCTGACCTGTCTGACGACTCCCTCTACGAGTGCCAGGCCCCAGATGCTGCACTGCGCTCCAGAAGAGCCAAACTCACCGTACTCa TCCCCCCAGACGAGCCGGTGATAGACGGGGGTCCGGAGGTCCTGCTCAACGCCGGGGAGTCGTACAACCTGAGCTGCGTATCCCGGGGGGCCAAGCCCCCCTCCATGATCGAGTGGCTGAAGGACGGGCTGCCCGTGGAGGGGGCCGTCGGCAACACG gAGGTGTtgccagacaggaagagggtaacCACGCGTAGCTTCCTGCCGATCCACCCCGtcgacacagacacagggaggaaCTACAGCTGCGTGGCCACCAACCTGGCCGTGCCTACCGGCAAGCACACGACCGTCACCCTCAACGTTCACC ACCCCCCCACAGTGACCCTCTCCATCGAGCCACGCTCAGTCCTGGAAGGGGACAGAGTCACCTTCACCTGCCAGGCCGCCGCTAACCCTCCAATAATGGGCTACAG CTGGGCGAAGGGGGGTGTCATTCTCCAGGGGGCGAGGGAGAGTGTGTTCACCACCAAGGCTGACCACTCCTTCTTCACGGAGCCGGTCTCCTGTCTGGTGTTCAACGCCGCGGGCAAAACCAACGTCAGCATCCTGGTCGACGTCCACT tcggCCCCATCTTGATAGTTGAACCCAAGCCGGTGACTGTGGACATGGACTCTGATGTCACCCTCAACTGCAAGTGGGCCGGcaaccctcccctcaccctcacctggacTAAGAAGGGCTCCAACATG GTGCTGAGTAACAACAACCAGTTGTATCTGAAGTCCGTGAGCCAGGCGGATGCAGGCCAGTATGTGTGTAAGGCCATTGTTCCCAGGATAGGAGTGGGAGAGACCGAGGTCACACTCACTGTCAACG gccccCCTATCATATCCAGTGAGCCAGTCCAATACGCCgtgagaggggaaagaggagaggtcaAGTGCTACATCGCTAGCTCACCACCCCCGGACAAAATA GTGTGGGCGTGGAAGGAGAACGtgtgggagaaggagaaggggaccCTGCTGGAGAGGTACACGGTGGAGCAGAGCAAGCCTGTCTCCGTGGGCGGGGGCGTCCTCTCCACGCTCACCATCAACAACGTCATGGAGTCCGACTTCCTGTCCACCTACAACTGCACCGCCTGGAATGCCTTCGGACCCGGGACGATGATCATCACCCTGGAGGAGACAG AGGAGGTTCCAGTGGGGGTGATAGCAGGAGGGACGGTGGGCTGCACCATCCTCTTGTTCCTGTgtctgctggtgctggtgctcaTCTTCTATCGGCAGCGCAAAG GTCGTCGCGGGGTCACGCTGGGTAAACCTGACATCAAGGTCGAGACAATAAACAAGGAGACCCACAGTCTGGAGGAAGACTCCGCCAGCGTCTCCACGGCATCACGCATGGTCAAGGCCATGTACTCG CCTTTTAAAGATGATATAGAGCTTAAACAGGACCTGCGGAGTGAAACGCTGGACACACGCCAGGAGTATGACctcaag gaCCCTACTAACGGCTACTACAACGTACGTGCCTCAACCCACGACGAGGGCCGACCTGCCTCTCGCTCCATGCACTACTCCGACTACCGGCCCTCCAACGCACCAGGGGGCGCTGCCTCCATCAGCAGCAGTGCCGGAGGCTCGGGGGCCACGGCCAGCGGTGGAGCCCCACCCGGGCCCCTGTCCACCCCAGGCCGGCCAGCCTGTTACGACCCCCGACCCCCGTCTAGACTCTCCCATAACAGCTACGCCCAGTTCAACACCTTCACCAGGGCCGGCCAGAGCCAGCAGCCCCCGCCTAACTCCGCCCCGCAGACCCCTGACTTCCCCGGAGACTGCAGCCTATTGGACAGCACTCCGCAGCTGGCCTATGACAACTACGGCTACCCCTCCCACTATCCTTACCGCATGGGCTTCGCCCCGCCCAGCCTGGCTCCTCTGGAGGCCGGCCCGTCCTATGAGATGTACGGGGTGGGACAGGGGGTGGGGccaggagtgggggtggggcctggagtgggggttggggtggggccAGCGGCCCCGTCGGGCTCAGAGACTGGACTGGGGAAATACGGTAGCTCCACCCGCTTCTCCTACACCTCGCAGCATTCTGACTACTCCCACAGCCGACACACGCAGAGGATGCAGACACACGTGTGA
- the kirrel1a gene encoding kin of IRRE-like protein 1a isoform X1: protein MQRFLLLSLALSFRYVWAARFSQEPADQSVVRGQRVILSCVVFNYSGIVQWTKDGLALGIGEDLRAWPRYRVMRVSDLGQYNLEILSADLSDDSLYECQAPDAALRSRRAKLTVLIPPDEPVIDGGPEVLLNAGESYNLSCVSRGAKPPSMIEWLKDGLPVEGAVGNTEVLPDRKRVTTRSFLPIHPVDTDTGRNYSCVATNLAVPTGKHTTVTLNVHHPPTVTLSIEPRSVLEGDRVTFTCQAAANPPIMGYSWAKGGVILQGARESVFTTKADHSFFTEPVSCLVFNAAGKTNVSILVDVHFGPILIVEPKPVTVDMDSDVTLNCKWAGNPPLTLTWTKKGSNMVLSNNNQLYLKSVSQADAGQYVCKAIVPRIGVGETEVTLTVNGPPIISSEPVQYAVRGERGEVKCYIASSPPPDKIVWAWKENVWEKEKGTLLERYTVEQSKPVSVGGGVLSTLTINNVMESDFLSTYNCTAWNAFGPGTMIITLEETEEVPVGVIAGGTVGCTILLFLCLLVLVLIFYRQRKGSRRGVTLGKPDIKVETINKETHSLEEDSASVSTASRMVKAMYSPFKDDIELKQDLRSETLDTRQEYDLKDPTNGYYNVRASTHDEGRPASRSMHYSDYRPSNAPGGAASISSSAGGSGATASGGAPPGPLSTPGRPACYDPRPPSRLSHNSYAQFNTFTRAGQSQQPPPNSAPQTPDFPGDCSLLDSTPQLAYDNYGYPSHYPYRMGFAPPSLAPLEAGPSYEMYGVGQGVGPGVGVGPGVGVGVGPAAPSGSETGLGKYGSSTRFSYTSQHSDYSHSRHTQRMQTHV from the exons TGTGGGCAGCGCGGTTCTCTCAGGAGCCAGCGGACCAGTCCgtggtcaggggtcagagggtgATACTGTCCTGTGTGGTCTTTAACTACTCGGGCATCGTGCAGTGGACCAAGGATGGCCTCGCCCTCGGCATAGGAGAGGATCTCCGGG CTTGGCCTAGGTACCGTGTGATGCGTGTGTCAGACCTGGGTCAGTACAACCTGGAGATCCTCTCCGCTGACCTGTCTGACGACTCCCTCTACGAGTGCCAGGCCCCAGATGCTGCACTGCGCTCCAGAAGAGCCAAACTCACCGTACTCa TCCCCCCAGACGAGCCGGTGATAGACGGGGGTCCGGAGGTCCTGCTCAACGCCGGGGAGTCGTACAACCTGAGCTGCGTATCCCGGGGGGCCAAGCCCCCCTCCATGATCGAGTGGCTGAAGGACGGGCTGCCCGTGGAGGGGGCCGTCGGCAACACG gAGGTGTtgccagacaggaagagggtaacCACGCGTAGCTTCCTGCCGATCCACCCCGtcgacacagacacagggaggaaCTACAGCTGCGTGGCCACCAACCTGGCCGTGCCTACCGGCAAGCACACGACCGTCACCCTCAACGTTCACC ACCCCCCCACAGTGACCCTCTCCATCGAGCCACGCTCAGTCCTGGAAGGGGACAGAGTCACCTTCACCTGCCAGGCCGCCGCTAACCCTCCAATAATGGGCTACAG CTGGGCGAAGGGGGGTGTCATTCTCCAGGGGGCGAGGGAGAGTGTGTTCACCACCAAGGCTGACCACTCCTTCTTCACGGAGCCGGTCTCCTGTCTGGTGTTCAACGCCGCGGGCAAAACCAACGTCAGCATCCTGGTCGACGTCCACT tcggCCCCATCTTGATAGTTGAACCCAAGCCGGTGACTGTGGACATGGACTCTGATGTCACCCTCAACTGCAAGTGGGCCGGcaaccctcccctcaccctcacctggacTAAGAAGGGCTCCAACATG GTGCTGAGTAACAACAACCAGTTGTATCTGAAGTCCGTGAGCCAGGCGGATGCAGGCCAGTATGTGTGTAAGGCCATTGTTCCCAGGATAGGAGTGGGAGAGACCGAGGTCACACTCACTGTCAACG gccccCCTATCATATCCAGTGAGCCAGTCCAATACGCCgtgagaggggaaagaggagaggtcaAGTGCTACATCGCTAGCTCACCACCCCCGGACAAAATA GTGTGGGCGTGGAAGGAGAACGtgtgggagaaggagaaggggaccCTGCTGGAGAGGTACACGGTGGAGCAGAGCAAGCCTGTCTCCGTGGGCGGGGGCGTCCTCTCCACGCTCACCATCAACAACGTCATGGAGTCCGACTTCCTGTCCACCTACAACTGCACCGCCTGGAATGCCTTCGGACCCGGGACGATGATCATCACCCTGGAGGAGACAG AGGAGGTTCCAGTGGGGGTGATAGCAGGAGGGACGGTGGGCTGCACCATCCTCTTGTTCCTGTgtctgctggtgctggtgctcaTCTTCTATCGGCAGCGCAAAGGCA GTCGTCGCGGGGTCACGCTGGGTAAACCTGACATCAAGGTCGAGACAATAAACAAGGAGACCCACAGTCTGGAGGAAGACTCCGCCAGCGTCTCCACGGCATCACGCATGGTCAAGGCCATGTACTCG CCTTTTAAAGATGATATAGAGCTTAAACAGGACCTGCGGAGTGAAACGCTGGACACACGCCAGGAGTATGACctcaag gaCCCTACTAACGGCTACTACAACGTACGTGCCTCAACCCACGACGAGGGCCGACCTGCCTCTCGCTCCATGCACTACTCCGACTACCGGCCCTCCAACGCACCAGGGGGCGCTGCCTCCATCAGCAGCAGTGCCGGAGGCTCGGGGGCCACGGCCAGCGGTGGAGCCCCACCCGGGCCCCTGTCCACCCCAGGCCGGCCAGCCTGTTACGACCCCCGACCCCCGTCTAGACTCTCCCATAACAGCTACGCCCAGTTCAACACCTTCACCAGGGCCGGCCAGAGCCAGCAGCCCCCGCCTAACTCCGCCCCGCAGACCCCTGACTTCCCCGGAGACTGCAGCCTATTGGACAGCACTCCGCAGCTGGCCTATGACAACTACGGCTACCCCTCCCACTATCCTTACCGCATGGGCTTCGCCCCGCCCAGCCTGGCTCCTCTGGAGGCCGGCCCGTCCTATGAGATGTACGGGGTGGGACAGGGGGTGGGGccaggagtgggggtggggcctggagtgggggttggggtggggccAGCGGCCCCGTCGGGCTCAGAGACTGGACTGGGGAAATACGGTAGCTCCACCCGCTTCTCCTACACCTCGCAGCATTCTGACTACTCCCACAGCCGACACACGCAGAGGATGCAGACACACGTGTGA
- the ndufs2 gene encoding NADH dehydrogenase [ubiquinone] iron-sulfur protein 2, mitochondrial — MAGTMLRSLTKLGRPSTKLILNGNLVSPGCTVLQNRQKQWQPDVEWTEQYAGAVMYPSAITAKWTPPPWNDIDPPMEKEVSNLTINFGPQHPAAHGVLRLVLELSGESVKKCDPHVGLLHRGTEKLIEYKTYLQALPYFDRLDYVSMMCNEQAYSLAVEKLLNIQAPLRAQWIRVLFGELTRILNHIMAITTHALDIGAMTPFFWLFEEREKMFEFYERVSGARMHAAYVRPGGVHQDMPLGLMDDIYEWCKNFSIRIDEVEEMLTNNRIWKNRTVDIGIVTAEEALNYGFSGVMLRGSGIKWDLRKSQPYDKYDEVEFDVPIGTNGDCYDRYLCRVEEMRQSLRIMLEALNKMPAGEIKVDDAKVAPPKRSEMKMSMESLIHHFKLYTEGYQVPPGATYTAVEAPKGEFGVYLVSDGSSRPYRCKIKAPGFAHLAGLDKMAKGHMLADVVAIIGTQDIVFGEVDR; from the exons ATGGCGGGCACTATGTTGAGGTCGCTTACTAAACTAGGACGTCCTTCAACAAAATTGATATTAAATGGTAATTTGGTCAGCCCTGGTTGCACCGTCTTGCAGAACAG GCAGAAGCAATGGCAGCCAGATGTAGAGTGGACAGAGCAGTATGCTGGAGCCGTCATGTACCCTTCTGCCATCACCGCAAAATGGACCCCCCCGCCATGGAATG ACATTGACCCCCCCATGGAGAAGGAGGTGTCCAACCTGACCATCAACTTCGGCCCCCAGCACCCCGCGGCCCACGGCGTGCTGCGCCTGGTGCTGGAGCTCAGCGGGGAGTCTGTGAAGAAGTGCGACCCCCACGTGGGCTTGCTGCACCGCGGCACCGAGAAGCTCATTGAGTACAAGACCTACCTGCAG GCACTGCCGTATTTTGACCGGCTGGACTACGTGTCCATGATGTGTAACGAGCAGGCATACTCCCTGGCCGTGGAGAAGCTGCTTAACATCCAGGCCCCGCTCCGAGCACAGTGGATCAGAG TTCTGTTTGGAGAACTGACCCGCATCCTGAACCACATCATGGCCATAACCACACACGCCCTGGACATCGGAGCCATGACACCCTTCTTCTGGCTGttcgaggagagggagaagatgtTTGAGTTCTACGAGCGCGTGTCGGGGGCCAGAATGCACGCTGCCTACGTCAGGCCAGGTGGAGTCCATCAG GACATGCCTCTGGGTTTGATGGACGACATCTACGAGTGGTGCAAGAACTTTTCGATCCGCATCGACGAAGTGGAAGAG ATGCTGACAAACAACCGCATCTGGAAGAACCGTACTGTGGACATTGGGATTGTGACTGCAGAGGAGGCACTCAACTACGGCTTCAG TGGCGTGATGCTGAGGGGTTCTGGTATCAAGTGGGACCTGAGGAAGTCCCAGCCCTACGACAAGTATGACGAAGTGGAGTTTGACGTCCCGATCGGCACCAATGGAGACTGCTACGACAG gtactTGTGTCGGGTGGAGGAGATGAGACAGAGCCTAAGGATCATGCTGGAGGCTCTCAACAAGATGCCAGCGGGGGAGATCAAGGTGGACGACGCCAAGGTGGCTCCGCCCAAGAGGTCTGAGATGAAG ATGTCCATGGAGTCACTGATCCATCATTTCAAGCTGTACACAGAGGGCTACCAGGTACCGCCAGGGGCAACCTACACAGCTGTGGAAGCCCCCAAG ggagaGTTTGGTGTGTATCTGGTATCAGACGGCTCCAGCCGACCCTATCGCTGCAAGATCAAAGCCCCAGGATTCGCCCACTTG GCTGGTCTCGATAAAATGGCCAAAGGACACATGCTCGCTGATGTCGTGGCCATCATTG GCACGCAGGACATTGTGTTTGGCGAAGTCGACCGTTGA
- the LOC124486945 gene encoding high affinity immunoglobulin epsilon receptor subunit gamma-like isoform X1 produces MYVYLCVCVCSLLLSVSQPSYSVSLLARRAIKRFGQKLTGTLFQQSDSQPLSMMGRPWLISVFLLWMNLGSAAALVEPEICYVLDGILFLYGIILTALYCRLRMNAMRQQPTAPKESIYEGLDPRAQQDTYEEIGKKKGLQ; encoded by the exons atgtatgtgtatctgtgtgtgtgtgtgtgttcacttctGTTGTCAGTTTCCCAGCCATCGTACTCTGTCAGCCTCCTGGCTCGCAGAGCTATCAAACGTTTTGGTCAAAAGTTGACAGGTACGCTATTTCAGCAAAGTGATTCACAGCCACTCTCAATGATGGGAAGACCCTGGCTTATCTCAGTCTTTCTACTCTGGATGAATTTGGGCAGTGCTG CCGCCCTTGTGGAACCTGAAATCTGTTACGTCCTGGATGGCATCCTGTTTCTGTATGGCATCATCCTCACGGCCCTTTACTGCAGACTCAGG ATGAATGCAATGAGGCAGCAGCCAACGGCACCG AAAGAGAGCATCTACGAG ggATTGGACCCACGTGCCCAGCAGGACACCTATGAGGAGATTGGTAAAAAGAAAGGACTGCAATAG
- the LOC124486945 gene encoding high affinity immunoglobulin epsilon receptor subunit gamma-like isoform X2, with protein sequence MMGRPWLISVFLLWMNLGSAAALVEPEICYVLDGILFLYGIILTALYCRLRMNAMRQQPTAPKESIYEGLDPRAQQDTYEEIGKKKGLQ encoded by the exons ATGATGGGAAGACCCTGGCTTATCTCAGTCTTTCTACTCTGGATGAATTTGGGCAGTGCTG CCGCCCTTGTGGAACCTGAAATCTGTTACGTCCTGGATGGCATCCTGTTTCTGTATGGCATCATCCTCACGGCCCTTTACTGCAGACTCAGG ATGAATGCAATGAGGCAGCAGCCAACGGCACCG AAAGAGAGCATCTACGAG ggATTGGACCCACGTGCCCAGCAGGACACCTATGAGGAGATTGGTAAAAAGAAAGGACTGCAATAG